A segment of the Pedobacter faecalis genome:
ACTTATGCTGTTGTGGCGCGTATAGACAAGAAAGGGACAAACAGTGCTTCGGAAGGAACGGCGTTGCTAAAGGGCACGTATGACGAAGGGACGAAGGTGTTGGTGTATTCCCTGGAATATCATGATGTGGTACCGCAGTTGATTACGTTAAGGAGCGGAGCGAAAGGCTCATCGGGATTGTTCATTAAAGAGGTGTACAGCAAAGATAAAGTTCCCGACGGAAGGGATATTGCGGGATCGTTCAGTTTAACACCGCTACAGGAACGGAGTTTACTGAAAGGGCAGTGGTTTGTGGCCGTGAACACGTTATTGATGAGTCCGGAGATATCGGGTTATCTCACGCTAAAGCAACAGTAAAATGGAACGCGGGCAGCTGAGAATAACTGAACAGGAACTGATAGCGGCTATTAAGTGCCAAGACAAGGTGGTCTTTGAGCAGCTGTACAAATTGTATTATCAGCGCTTGTTTGCGCTGGCTTTCCGGTATGTTGGCCATATGCAGACTGCCGAGGAGATTGTGCACGATGTATTTATCAATGTTTGGAATAAGGCGGAACAATTAAACATACAGTATACGATGAAAGGATACCTTTTCAGGTCGGTAGTGAATTCGGCGCTTAACGTGATCAAGAAGGATAAGTTGACTGTACAGAAGCATGAGGCTTACCTATCTGCACAGCCTGCGGAACTGGTTAGTTCGCCTGAGGGGGGTGATGAAGACGATTTGATGCTGCTTAGATTGGAGGAAGGTTTAAAACTGCTTCCGGAAAAATGCCGGCAGGTCATGTATCTGAGCCGGTTTGGAAAACTTAAACAGCAGGAGATCGCTGATCAGATGGATATTTCGATAAAAACTGTGAAAAATCATCTCACTTATGGGTTTAAGCTGCTGCGTCAGCATATGGAAAACAATAAAGAGGGCATCATGATGTTGTTGATGCTTTTCATACATAAAACGCTCTAAATAATAGATTATGAAAAACCAGGAAACAGAGGATGAACTGATATACGCGCTGATAATTGAAGAATTGGAAGGCGATATCACACCTGTTAATCAAAAAATTTTAGTGGACTGGAGGGGAAGGGATAACCGGAATGAGGAGATTTATCAGGATTTGCTTTTCGTGCAGCACAACATGGAAAGGCTTTATGATCGCAGCCGTCGAGATGCGAATATATCGTGGGTATCGCTGGAAAGCAAGCTTGAACAGACTGAGGAGCCTGTGGTTGTTCAACTGCCGCCTGCCAGGAAGCGATCGACCTGGTATGCGGTCGCAGCATCTGTTTTGCTTATCGCTTCCCTGGGCTTTCTTCTTCTTCAGCGCAGCCGAATCGTAGAGGTCAATACGGAAGCCTATTCGGAGGTTTCCCATCTTGTGCTGCCCGATGGTACGGAACTTTCGGTGAATCTGGAGACAAAAATCAGATACAACAAGGCACGCTTCAATGAAG
Coding sequences within it:
- a CDS encoding RNA polymerase sigma factor translates to MERGQLRITEQELIAAIKCQDKVVFEQLYKLYYQRLFALAFRYVGHMQTAEEIVHDVFINVWNKAEQLNIQYTMKGYLFRSVVNSALNVIKKDKLTVQKHEAYLSAQPAELVSSPEGGDEDDLMLLRLEEGLKLLPEKCRQVMYLSRFGKLKQQEIADQMDISIKTVKNHLTYGFKLLRQHMENNKEGIMMLLMLFIHKTL